A genomic stretch from Plasmodium reichenowi strain SY57 chromosome 4, whole genome shotgun sequence includes:
- a CDS encoding hypothetical protein (conserved Plasmodium protein, unknown function), translated as MIDIILKMFLGKYFESSDNNFISVNMESGIEIRNIIIKNDEINNFLKSKNIDIEIVYLKIEKINISFVTLSGILTLKIQGVDLRVKPNIHKNTSKQIKSKLTSLLKNKEKDCTGIYLSYHMDNSCQNNKISTKEILCCCCEKYKNEDGSICSYNNYNNMKTYICKECSLLKNKNEKNNLFFEEKKNITNINKYKIFMNEEKNVSYDYNKQDMTNMNIFKSYNKEKQDFPNFDNNINYYFYNKENKESINNTTTNIKSIRNNINNDNKNNEHFKESKNNNSISMNNINKLYTNNYYNYNNNISSVISIISDTQNYEKHNSLLSLNKSNHLNNCDLQYNNSLSKNVNCKYKLNQYENNFNEEKNKLNVGNKKSDIEIYNVEKKNELPFNPEQNKIKYNCYNNSKNILLSNDNSYVCLNNIFKQSKPLKKKKINNYLCSYGNKKLNDPPDKLHEGSMENNFIPLKGNILFDNINVQSKYDNVDSDHSNLLYTYNNVYHDREIKINVDDVFEKTKE; from the exons ATGATTGATATAATACTAAAAATGTTCTTAGGGAAATATTTCGaat cTTCTGACAACAATTTTATTAGTGTGAATATGGAGTCGGGAATAGAAATTAGGaacattataattaaaaacGACGAAATTAATAACTTCTTAAAA AGTAAGAATATAGACATAGAAATagtatatttaaaaatagaaaagaTTAACATAAGCTTTGTAACTCTATCTGGCATTTTAACA CTAAAAATACAAGGTGTAGATTTAAGGGTTAAGCCAAacatacataaaaatacctctaaacaaattaaaagTAAATTGACAAGtcttttgaaaaataaagaaaaag ATTGTACaggaatatatttatcttaCCATATGGAc aATTCTTGCCAAAACAATAAGATATCTACAAAAGAGATTTTATGTTGCTGCTGTGAGAAATACAAAAACGAGGATGGTAGCATATGCTCTTACaacaattataataacatgaaaacttatatatgtaaagaatgctctttattaaaaaataaaaatgaaaaaaataatttattttttgaagaaaaaaaaaacatcactaatataaacaaatataaaatatttatgaacgaagaaaaaaatgtgtcatatgattataataaacaaGATATGActaatatgaatattttcaaaagttataataaagaaaaacaaGATTTTCCCaattttgataataatataaattattatttttataataaagaaaataaagaaagCATAAACAACACAacaacaaatataaaaagtataagaaataatattaataatgataataaaaacaatgaacattttaaagaaagcaaaaataataattccatttctatgaataatataaataaattatatacaaataattattataattacaataataatatatcttcaGTTATTAGCATAATATCAGATACTcaaaattatgaaaaacATAACTCTTTGTtatcattaaataaaagtaatcatttaaataattgtgatttacaatataataattctcTTTCCAAAAATGTAAActgtaaatataaattaaatcaGTATGAGAACAATTTTAATGaagagaaaaataaattaaatgtgggaaataaaaaaagtgaTATTGAGATATACAAtgttgaaaaaaaaaatgaattacCATTTAATCCTGAgcaaaataaaataaaatacaattgttataataattcaaaaaatattttattatcaaatGATAATTCTTATGTATgtttgaataatatatttaaacaaTCGAAacctttaaaaaaaaaaaaaattaacaattatttatgttcctatggaaataaaaaattaaatgatcCACCTGATAAATTACATGAAGGGTCTATGgaaaataatttcattCCTTTAAAAGGAAACATTTTgtttgataatataaatgtgcAAAGTAAATATGATAACGTCGATAGTGATCATAgtaatttattatacacttataataatgtgtATCATGATAGggaaattaaaataaatgtgGATGATGTATTTGAAAAAACgaaagaataa
- a CDS encoding cdc2-related protein kinase 1 produces MGKGHDVKKERGKKDEDKHNEYHPYRRDNKSFYSKNYKMKNKHSYNSSDEYKKYISHDTYNSYDTYNSYKSHEEHKNNKHISIKPVNKNKYVHSPSPKKTKKIYDELSDYNKHKKYASSKMDKKKDSYYKEQSNKYKEKRKYDESSQDTYDKKRKRKRKRKKKKYDYEREEEKYNRYDERRDSSYYTSNYSENSSKREGREKEKEDLYTSRKEFSEKKKSHKGEHNNNNHHTDHHIKNNHHTDQHNNNNHHTDEHNNNNHHTDEHNNNNHHTDEHNNTICDQINIFPEKNKRDNGINEEKYTIKEHLIYEDEQNILYESNKDSSSEENTILNEYSSDEEKNKIDCILNGCRNVKNYKKLNKISEGTYGAVYRAQNKRTKKIVALKKLKNFSSMHNEGFAMTSLREINILLQLQHDNILSIKEVVFGKHLNDIYLVMEYIEHELKIILDNKSPSFTISELKCLLKQLLNGINYLHRNWVMHRDLKPTNLLYSNKGILKICDFGMARKFGHVTNHNFTKNVVTLWYRAPELLLGEQCYTNKIDIWSAGCIFAEMILKKPLFVGENEIDQLFKILCLLGLPDKESYPEFYEYSFISKNKELFKKKKIKMNVNNIRSHFPNIANQFSGLYLSDNGLDLLQKMLHYNPQCRISAQEALNHPYFNEFPKPLDIKDMPIVPDSNKFIRSNKMANHFKLNSQNNIQFHS; encoded by the coding sequence ATGGGAAAAGGGCATGATGTAAAGAAAGAAAGAGGGAAGAAGGATGAAGATAAACACAATGAGTATCATCCTTATCGTCGTGATAATAAATCTttttattcaaaaaattataaaatgaaaaataagCATTCGTATAATTCCTCAGATgaatataagaaatatatttcacaTGATACGTACAATTCATatgatacatataattcatataaatcACATGAagaacataaaaataacaaacATATTTCCATCAAGCCAGTaaacaaaaacaaatatgTACATTCCCCGTCTCccaaaaaaacaaaaaaaatatatgatgaattaagtgattataataaacataaaaaatacgCTAGCTCCAAAAtggataaaaaaaaagattcTTACTATAAGGAAcaatcaaataaatataaagagaaaagaaaatatgatgaaaGCTCACAAGATACATAcgataaaaaaagaaaaagaaaaagaaaaagaaaaaagaaaaaatatgattatGAAAGAGaggaagaaaaatataatagatATGATGAACGAAGGGATAGTAGCTATTATACTTCAAATTATTCTGAGAATTCTTCAAAAAGGGAGGGGAgggaaaaagaaaaggaagATTTGTATACCTCAAGAAAGGAATTTAgtgagaaaaaaaaatccCATAAAGGtgaacataataataataatcatcatACGGATCATCACATTAAAAACAATCATCATACGGATCAAcacaataataacaatCATCATACGGATGAGcacaataataacaatCATCATACGGATGAGcacaataataacaatCATCATACGGATGAGCACAATAATACTATATGTgatcaaataaatatttttcctgagaaaaataaaagagaTAATGGTattaatgaagaaaaatataccATAAAGGaacatttaatatatgaagatgaacaaaatattttatatgagAGTAATAAAGATTCTAGTAGTGAAGAGAACACAattttaaatgaatattcctctgatgaagaaaaaaataaaatcgACTGTATCTTAAATGGTTGTAGGAATGTtaagaattataaaaagttaaataaaataagtgAAGGTACGTATGGAGCAGTATATAGAGcacaaaataaaagaacGAAAAAGATCGTTGCCTTGAAAAAACTAAAAAATTTTTCTAGTATGCATAATGAAGGATTTGCTATGACTTCGTTAAgagaaataaatatattattacaattacaacatgataatattttatccATTAAAGAAGTTGTTTTTGGGAAACatttaaatgatatatatttagttATGGAATATATAGAACATGAACTTAAAATAATACTTGATAATAAATCCCCAAGTTTTACTATATCTGAATTGAAATGCTTATTAAAACAATTACTTAATGgaattaattatttacataGAAATTGGGTTATGCATAGAGATTTAAAACCAActaatttattatacagtaataaaggaatattaaaaatttgtGATTTTGGTATGGCTAGAAAATTTGGACATGTAACTAATCataattttacaaaaaatgtAGTCACATTATGGTATAGAGCACCTGAATTGTTATTAGGTGAACAATGTTATACAAACAAAATTGATATTTGGAGTGCTGGATGTATTTTTGCGGaaatgatattaaaaaaacCGTTATTTGTTGGAGAAAATGAAATTGATCAACtctttaaaattttatgtCTATTAGGATTACCAGATAAAGAATCCTATCCTgaattttatgaatattcttttatatccaaaaataaagaactatttaaaaaaaaaaaaattaaaatgaatgttaataatatacgTTCACACTTCCCAAATATAGCCAACCAATTTTCAGGTCTATACCTATCTGATAACGGTCTCGatttattacaaaaaatgCTACATTATAATCCTCAATGCAGAATTTCAGCACAGGAAGCATTAAACCATCCTTACTTTAACGAATTCCCAAAACCTTTGGACATTAAAGATATGCCAATTGTACCTGattcaaataaatttatCCGATCCAATAAAATGGCTAACCACTTTAAATTAAACAGCCAAAATAATATCCAATTCCATtcatga
- a CDS encoding hypothetical protein (conserved Plasmodium protein, unknown function), which yields MEAPVFKPIHDVIRIKKKEHDVNIKSDIYKKFLELKKEAYINLENKNIKVIIYENMNYDDIKKKEKEHENYNSKSSNSSFCDEKCNEDINKNNRKKNIKRDNVSKKNIKDDNVSKKNIKDDNYNDDENNKNNIQNNKQEIHDNNIKEGDEKEYIDDVVKEEKKNRKVLGTLKILYNFYVNLFDKLKEDVENIQNNTNHNNIDLFRDINLYTNYISMFDILNLCEDLHIIKNFINSKKECELIWILTLNYFDNIKENVFQRYRHKINVTYKRRSTLEGHDEKGLQEDTTKNIEQKDIKQIKHEDNNGNDNDNDDDDNNKNNHNNNNNNNIKNKKKDTHNEKIKTNCDNSYLQKDNNNSYYNCNYNYSYSQDIHNQDTYYRDENHNIKEYIYDNLHDKENCIMYRKVNFFIFVYILIYIIKTSTRKIQAIKDDIKKVKSFFFFLNLYEKKKTMEILQNIYKDKYLQFFQNYRGKEEIEEYRKRKIFRHKFSFYNINKILYDKDDLIKLKNKNMQHDKEDKKKGNRQIVKNENYYIVKGMKNEPEEVKEKETKKETEKEKENEKGKEPILNIHNKIDDEEGKEKREDVNKYELTNYIETIDMKEENIKGKFVQEENKKDTFVKDPKKNNENNNNNNNNNNPKNKNTNSSCCSSSSSDDHGNHNKNNVLLNQYIFDYIFKNYCYKKKYWKVRDGICVDYGIIKKEKKKFKIDIYNHSKYNINVDIDIDKELPLLVIFKDKLFCINSKYSIYLQVDNNENVGEKLGCIHVKCKYKNVHKQETFFKIPVYICLE from the coding sequence ATGGAAGCACCAGTATTCAAACCTATACATGATgttataagaataaaaaaaaaagaacatgatgttaatataaaatccgatatatataaaaaatttcttgaattaaaaaaggaGGCTTATATAAACctagaaaataaaaacatcaaagtgattatatatgaaaatatgaattatgacgacataaaaaaaaaagaaaaagaacaTGAGAATTATAATAGTAAAAGTAGTAATAGTAGTTTTTGTGATGAAAAATGTAATGAAGacattaataaaaataatagaaagaaaaatataaaaagagaTAATGTAtcaaagaaaaatataaaagatgataatgtatcaaagaaaaatataaaagatgataattataatgatgatgaaaataataagaataatatacaGAATAATAAACAAGAAATTCATgataacaatataaaagaaggtgatgaaaaagaatatattgatgatgtagtaaaagaagaaaaaaaaaacagaaAAGTTTTAGGTAcgttaaaaatattatataatttttatgttaatttatttgataaattaaaagaagatGTAGAAAACATACAAAACAATAcaaatcataataatatagattTATTTAGAGATATAAATCTTTACacaaattatatatctatGTTTGATATCTTAAATTTATGTGAGGATTTgcatattataaaaaattttattaactCTAAGAAGGAATGTGAATTAATATGGATACTTACCcttaattattttgataatattaaagaaaacGTTTTTCAGAGGTATAgacataaaataaatgtaacTTATAAGAGAAGAAGTACATTAGAAGGACATGATGAAAAAGGATTACAAGAAGATActacaaaaaatattgaacaaaaagatataaaacaaataaaacatgaagataataatggtaatgataatgataatgatgatgatgataataataaaaataatcataataataataataataataatattaagaacaaaaaaaaagatacacataatgaaaaaataaaaacaaattgTGATAATTCCTATCTacaaaaagataataataattcgtattataattgtaattataattatagCTATAGTCAAGACATACATAATCAGGATACTTATTACAGAGATGAAAACCACAatattaaagaatatatttatgacAATTTACatgataaagaaaattgTATAATGTATAGAAAagttaatttttttatatttgtttatattttaatatatattataaaaacaagCACAAGAAAAATTCAAGCCATTAAAGatgatattaaaaaagtaaaaagctttttcttctttttaaatttatatgagaagaaaaaaactatggaaatattacaaaatatatataaagataaatatttacaatTCTTTCAAAATTATAGAGGAAAAGAGGAAATAGAAGAATAcagaaaaagaaaaatttttCGTCATAAATtctctttttataatatcaaCAAAATATTGTATGACAAAGATGATTTGATAAAacttaaaaataaaaatatgcaACATGACAaagaagataaaaaaaagggaaaTCGTCAAAttgtaaaaaatgaaaattattatattgtgAAAGGAATGAAAAATGAGCCAGAGGAagtaaaagaaaaagaaacaaagaaagaaacagagaaagaaaaagaaaatgagAAAGGAAAGGAACCcattttaaatatacacaACAAAATAGATGATGAGGAgggaaaagaaaaaagggAAGATGTTAATAAATACGAGTTAACTAATTATATAGAAACTATTGATATGAaggaagaaaatataaaaggtAAGTTTGTtcaagaagaaaataaaaaggatacATTTGTAAAAgatccaaaaaaaaataatgaaaataataataataataataataataataatccaaaaaataaaaacacTAACAGTAGTTGTTGTAGCAGTAGTAGTAGCGATGACCATGGGAATcataataagaataatgTCCTCTTaaatcaatatatttttgattatatatttaaaaattattgttataaaaaaaaatactgGAAAGTTAGAGATGGTATATGTGTAGACTATGGtatcataaaaaaagaaaagaagaaatttaaaatagacatatataatcatagtaaatataatataaatgtagATATAGATATAGACAAAGAATTACCTTTACTAGTAATATTTAaagataaattattttgtattaattcaaaatattcaatatatttacaagtggacaataatgaaaatgtgGGAGAAAAACTCGGTTGTATCCATGttaaatgtaaatataaaaatgtacataAACAAGAAACCTTTTTCAAAATACCTGTATATATCTGTttagaataa